One Methylobacterium sp. 77 DNA window includes the following coding sequences:
- a CDS encoding pyridoxal phosphate-dependent aminotransferase codes for MGFLADALSKVKPSATIAMTQKARELKAGGMDVISLSVGEPDFDTPDHIKEAAIDAIRRGETKYTPVSGIVPLREAIVKKFKRENGLDYKASQTIVGTGGKHVIYNALLATLNPGDEVVIPRPYWVSYPEMVVLCGGTPVFAETDMEHDFKLQAEELERVITPKTKWIILNSPSNPSGAAYARHELKAITDVLMRHPHVWVLTDDMYEHLCYGDFEFVTPAQVEPGLYDRTLTMNGVSKAYAMTGWRIGYAAGPEHLIKAMDFVQGQQTSGASSISQWAAVAALDGTQEHLARFRAAFHERRDLVVSMLNQTKGLKCPTPEGAFYVYPSCAETIGRKTPSGKVIETDEDFVVELLQAEGVAAVHGSAFGLGPNLRISYATSNTALEEACTRIQRFCGSLS; via the coding sequence GCTTTCTCGCCGACGCCCTGTCCAAGGTGAAGCCGTCCGCCACCATCGCGATGACGCAGAAGGCCCGCGAGCTGAAAGCCGGCGGGATGGACGTGATCAGCCTGTCGGTGGGCGAGCCCGATTTCGACACGCCCGACCACATCAAGGAGGCGGCGATCGACGCGATCCGTCGCGGCGAGACCAAGTACACCCCGGTCTCCGGCATCGTGCCCCTGCGCGAGGCGATCGTGAAGAAGTTCAAGCGCGAGAACGGCCTCGACTACAAGGCCTCGCAGACCATCGTCGGCACCGGCGGCAAGCACGTCATCTACAACGCCCTGCTCGCGACGCTGAACCCTGGCGACGAGGTGGTGATCCCGCGTCCCTACTGGGTCTCCTACCCGGAGATGGTGGTGCTGTGCGGTGGCACGCCGGTCTTCGCCGAGACCGACATGGAGCACGATTTCAAGCTTCAGGCCGAGGAGCTGGAGCGTGTCATCACGCCGAAGACCAAGTGGATCATCCTCAACTCGCCGTCGAACCCCTCCGGCGCGGCCTATGCCCGCCACGAGCTGAAGGCGATCACCGACGTGCTGATGCGGCACCCCCATGTCTGGGTGCTCACCGACGACATGTACGAGCACCTTTGCTACGGCGATTTCGAGTTCGTGACGCCGGCCCAGGTCGAGCCCGGCCTCTACGACCGGACGCTGACCATGAACGGCGTCTCCAAGGCCTATGCCATGACCGGCTGGCGCATCGGCTACGCCGCCGGCCCCGAGCACCTGATCAAGGCGATGGATTTCGTCCAGGGCCAGCAGACCTCCGGCGCCTCCTCGATCTCGCAATGGGCGGCGGTGGCCGCCCTCGACGGCACGCAGGAGCATCTCGCCCGCTTCCGCGCCGCCTTCCACGAGCGCCGCGACCTCGTGGTCTCGATGCTGAACCAGACCAAGGGCCTGAAATGCCCGACCCCGGAAGGCGCGTTCTACGTCTATCCGTCCTGCGCCGAGACGATCGGGCGCAAGACGCCCTCCGGCAAGGTCATCGAGACCGACGAGGATTTCGTGGTCGAGTTGCTCCAGGCGGAGGGCGTCGCCGCCGTCCACGGCTCGGCCTTCGGCCTCGGCCCCAACCTGCGCATCTCCTACGCCACCTCGAACACCGCGCTCGAGGAAGCCTGCACCCGCATCCAGCGCTTCTGCGGCTCGCTGAGCTGA
- a CDS encoding cold-shock protein, whose amino-acid sequence MNTGTVKWFNETKGYGFIQPDDGGKDVFVHISAVERAGMRNLIEGQKVSYEIQTDKRSGKDSAGNLQAA is encoded by the coding sequence GTGAATACCGGCACTGTTAAGTGGTTCAACGAAACCAAAGGCTACGGCTTCATTCAGCCCGATGATGGCGGCAAGGACGTGTTCGTTCACATCTCCGCCGTCGAGCGCGCGGGAATGCGCAACCTCATTGAAGGTCAGAAGGTCTCCTACGAGATCCAGACCGACAAGCGCAGCGGCAAGGATTCGGCTGGTAACCTCCAGGCGGCCTGA
- a CDS encoding DUF6101 family protein, with protein sequence MDTCLQDGVDVSAIAFQPSPLPIIGSVGGGTAAVGIALAFASEDSDACDEDRFALLIVDATGTTLGRLGPFGDDDVVAVWRDCSARTGLPRMIVREDGTLATVSHQLGRVALGTTRTRRRHGLLNGRRPRFLVRRKTGVLPVRPLIYRGENEIIGGALS encoded by the coding sequence ATGGATACATGCCTGCAGGACGGCGTCGATGTCAGCGCCATCGCGTTCCAGCCGTCGCCCCTCCCCATCATCGGCAGCGTCGGCGGCGGCACCGCCGCCGTCGGAATCGCCCTGGCCTTCGCCTCCGAGGACAGCGATGCCTGCGACGAGGACCGATTCGCTCTCCTCATCGTCGATGCCACCGGCACCACGCTCGGCCGGCTCGGACCTTTCGGAGACGACGACGTGGTGGCGGTCTGGCGCGACTGCTCGGCCCGGACCGGCCTGCCGCGGATGATCGTGCGCGAGGACGGCACCCTCGCCACCGTGTCGCATCAGCTCGGCCGCGTCGCGCTGGGCACCACCCGCACCCGCCGCCGCCACGGCCTGCTCAACGGCCGCCGCCCGCGCTTCCTCGTCCGCCGCAAGACCGGCGTCCTGCCGGTGCGCCCGCTGATCTATCGCGGCGAGAACGAGATCATCGGCGGCGCCCTGTCCTGA
- a CDS encoding type 1 glutamine amidotransferase domain-containing protein: MPDVKQSKVLIVATDGFEESELTVPLYTLRNAGATIVVAAPQSRESPESIRGWDKTDWGKNVAVDKDLEDIDPADFDALVLPGGQINPDKLRLEPKALALIRAFLTSGKVVAAICHAPWLLIEAGAVKGLNLTSFTSIKTDVVNAGGLWHDEAVVTDQGIVTSRNPGDLDAFCAKIIEEIEEGNHGGRRLAA, encoded by the coding sequence ATGCCCGACGTCAAGCAGTCGAAGGTTCTCATCGTCGCGACCGACGGTTTCGAGGAATCCGAACTCACGGTTCCGCTATACACGCTCAGGAATGCCGGCGCGACCATCGTCGTCGCTGCGCCGCAATCCCGCGAATCGCCGGAATCGATCCGTGGCTGGGACAAGACCGATTGGGGAAAGAACGTCGCCGTCGACAAGGATCTCGAAGACATCGACCCGGCGGATTTCGACGCCCTCGTGCTCCCCGGCGGTCAGATCAACCCGGACAAGCTCCGTCTCGAGCCGAAGGCGCTCGCGCTGATCCGGGCCTTCCTCACCTCCGGCAAGGTGGTCGCCGCCATCTGCCACGCGCCCTGGCTGCTGATCGAGGCCGGCGCGGTGAAGGGGCTGAACTTGACCTCGTTCACCTCGATCAAGACGGACGTCGTCAATGCCGGGGGCCTCTGGCACGACGAGGCGGTGGTGACCGACCAGGGCATCGTCACCAGCCGCAATCCAGGTGATCTCGATGCCTTCTGCGCCAAGATCATCGAGGAGATCGAAGAGGGCAACCACGGCGGCCGGCGTCTCGCCGCCTGA
- a CDS encoding calcineurin-like phosphoesterase family protein: MTDRPAFTRRETMAGAAALVLVTTTTGAAERATGMVYELVAGARKGVPEVAVSNGRDVVRTDDQGRYSLDVAEEDIVFVVKPAGYALPRDENNIPRFSYIHQPKGSPPDLRLRYRGIDPTGPLPASIDFALTREPEPDAFDVILFTDPQPESPVELGHVRDTAVTRVLGTKAAFGMTTGDILFDDLSFYGRSNRIMGRIGIPWFHIGGNHDLNFEAPDARYSRETFKRVYGAPYYAFHHGKALFLMLDTVNYLGAASGAGDGVGRYEGRIGERQLGFIATMLAQTPKDRLVVIAMHIPLYTDLAPDDPRQNVMDRERLLDLLEDRPVLSLAGHTHTTEHHYPRADREGRHHHHVLTAVSGSWWSGPSARTGIPSADSRDGTPNGFHVLSIDGHSYTTRYRPSQGQPDEAMRIVLESQYRGGAGEVLRDYRPMQTLRSPVPRESLAATNLVVNVFDGGPRTRVQYRIDDGAPVAMVRTRRPDPFVAELFLRYAETKKPWVKAEPSSHVWVARLGGDIPAGIHRITVDVRDEYGRPLSSGLVLEVTSEDGSAKG; the protein is encoded by the coding sequence ATGACCGACCGACCCGCCTTCACCCGCCGTGAGACCATGGCAGGTGCCGCCGCCCTCGTCCTGGTGACGACGACGACCGGCGCCGCCGAGCGCGCGACGGGCATGGTCTATGAACTCGTCGCCGGGGCGCGGAAGGGCGTGCCGGAGGTCGCCGTTTCCAACGGCCGCGACGTGGTCCGGACCGACGATCAGGGCCGCTACAGCCTCGATGTGGCGGAAGAAGACATCGTCTTCGTGGTCAAGCCGGCCGGCTATGCCCTGCCTCGGGACGAGAACAATATCCCGCGTTTCAGCTACATCCATCAGCCGAAGGGCTCACCCCCGGACCTGCGCCTGCGCTATCGCGGCATCGACCCGACCGGTCCGCTTCCCGCCTCCATCGATTTCGCCCTGACGCGCGAGCCGGAGCCGGACGCGTTCGACGTGATCCTGTTCACCGATCCGCAGCCGGAAAGCCCGGTGGAACTCGGCCATGTCCGCGACACAGCGGTGACGCGGGTTCTCGGCACCAAAGCCGCCTTCGGCATGACCACGGGCGACATCCTGTTCGACGATCTCTCGTTCTACGGCCGCTCGAACCGCATCATGGGTCGCATCGGCATCCCGTGGTTCCATATCGGCGGCAACCACGACCTCAATTTCGAGGCGCCCGACGCCCGCTACAGCCGCGAGACCTTCAAGCGGGTCTACGGCGCGCCCTACTACGCCTTCCACCACGGCAAGGCGCTGTTCCTCATGCTCGACACGGTGAATTACCTCGGCGCCGCATCGGGGGCAGGCGACGGGGTCGGTCGCTACGAGGGCCGGATCGGCGAGCGGCAGCTCGGCTTCATCGCCACCATGCTGGCGCAGACGCCGAAGGACCGCCTCGTCGTCATCGCGATGCATATCCCGCTCTATACCGACCTCGCCCCGGACGATCCGCGCCAGAACGTGATGGACCGCGAGCGCCTGCTCGACCTGCTCGAGGACCGCCCGGTGCTCAGCCTCGCCGGACATACCCATACGACGGAGCACCATTATCCCCGCGCGGACCGGGAGGGGCGCCACCATCACCATGTCCTCACCGCCGTCTCGGGCTCGTGGTGGAGCGGGCCGTCCGCCCGCACCGGCATTCCCTCCGCCGACAGCCGCGACGGGACGCCGAACGGCTTCCATGTCCTGTCCATCGACGGCCATAGCTACACCACGCGCTACCGGCCTTCGCAGGGCCAGCCCGACGAGGCGATGCGGATCGTCCTGGAGAGCCAGTATCGCGGCGGCGCCGGCGAGGTGCTGCGCGATTACCGGCCGATGCAGACCCTGCGCTCGCCCGTGCCGCGCGAGAGCCTCGCGGCCACCAACCTCGTCGTGAACGTGTTCGACGGCGGCCCGCGCACCCGCGTCCAGTACCGGATCGACGACGGCGCGCCCGTCGCGATGGTGCGCACCCGGCGCCCCGACCCGTTCGTGGCCGAACTCTTCCTGCGCTATGCCGAGACGAAGAAGCCCTGGGTCAAGGCCGAGCCGTCGAGCCACGTCTGGGTCGCGCGCCTCGGCGGGGACATTCCCGCCGGCATCCACCGCATCACCGTCGATGTCCGCGACGAGTACGGGCGGCCGCTCTCGTCCGGCCTCGTCCTCGAGGTCACCAGCGAGGACGGTTCAGCGAAAGGCTGA
- a CDS encoding 3-hydroxybutyryl-CoA dehydrogenase, with protein sequence MAIEIKTVGIIGAGQMGSGIAHVCAMAGLDVRLNDRDTARIHSGLATIDGNLARQVSKGTITDEQRRSGVARILAAESYDDLAPCDLVIEAATEDEATKRQIFTALCPSLHPEALVATNTSSISITRLAAATDRPERFIGIHFMNPVPVMQLVELIRGIATADPTYVSAKAFIAKLGKTSTMSEDFPAFIVNRILLPMINEAIYTLYEGVGSVEAIDTAMKLGANHPMGPLQLADFIGLDTCLSVMQVLYEGLADSKYRPCPLLVKYVEAGWLGRKTKRGFYDYRGEVPVPTR encoded by the coding sequence ATGGCCATCGAGATCAAGACCGTCGGAATCATCGGCGCCGGCCAGATGGGAAGCGGCATCGCGCATGTCTGCGCCATGGCTGGCCTGGACGTGAGATTGAACGACCGCGACACCGCCAGGATCCATAGCGGCCTCGCGACGATCGACGGCAATCTGGCGCGGCAGGTCTCCAAGGGGACGATCACCGACGAGCAGCGGCGCAGCGGCGTCGCCCGTATCCTGGCCGCGGAAAGTTACGACGACCTCGCGCCCTGTGACCTCGTGATCGAGGCCGCCACGGAAGACGAGGCGACCAAGCGCCAGATCTTCACCGCGCTCTGTCCGTCGCTCCACCCGGAAGCCCTGGTCGCGACGAACACGTCCTCGATCTCGATCACCCGGCTTGCCGCCGCGACGGACCGGCCGGAGCGCTTCATCGGCATCCATTTCATGAATCCGGTCCCGGTCATGCAGCTCGTGGAGCTGATCCGCGGCATCGCGACGGCGGACCCGACCTACGTCTCGGCCAAGGCCTTCATCGCCAAGCTCGGCAAGACCTCGACGATGTCGGAGGATTTCCCGGCTTTCATCGTCAACCGCATCTTGCTGCCGATGATCAACGAAGCGATCTACACGCTCTACGAGGGCGTCGGCTCGGTCGAGGCCATCGATACGGCGATGAAGCTCGGCGCCAACCATCCGATGGGACCTCTGCAGCTCGCCGATTTCATCGGTCTCGACACCTGCCTCTCGGTGATGCAGGTGCTATACGAAGGCCTCGCGGATTCGAAATACCGCCCCTGCCCGCTCTTGGTGAAGTATGTCGAGGCCGGCTGGCTCGGCCGCAAGACGAAGCGCGGCTTCTACGATTACCGCGGCGAAGTTCCGGTCCCGACCCGCTAA
- a CDS encoding prolyl oligopeptidase family serine peptidase, which produces MGGGRRDPGHRSARHGGPGAGHTEAGLALLRERSPVHQADRIRAPLLIAQAANDPRVRQDESDQMVAALEAKAVPVTYLLFPDEGHGFVRPDHRLAFYAAAEAFLARHLGGREEALGPDEAPGTSMRVMREG; this is translated from the coding sequence ATGGGTGGGGGCCGCCGGGATCCCGGGCACCGAAGCGCCCGTCACGGCGGACCGGGGGCGGGGCATACCGAAGCAGGGCTCGCCCTGCTGCGCGAGCGGTCACCGGTCCATCAGGCCGACCGCATCCGCGCTCCGCTCCTGATCGCCCAGGCCGCCAACGACCCGCGGGTACGGCAGGACGAATCCGACCAGATGGTCGCCGCCCTGGAGGCGAAGGCCGTTCCCGTCACCTACCTGCTGTTCCCCGATGAAGGCCACGGCTTCGTCCGGCCGGACCACCGCCTGGCCTTCTACGCCGCGGCCGAAGCCTTCCTCGCCCGACATCTCGGCGGTCGTGAGGAGGCGCTCGGACCCGACGAAGCGCCGGGGACGAGCATGCGGGTGATGCGCGAGGGATGA
- a CDS encoding NAD(P)-dependent oxidoreductase, with amino-acid sequence MATVTVIAPGAMGSAVAALLHGRGVRIVTDLAGRSPATLARARQASMEGVDETGLAEADFILSIVPPAEATGLATRLAPILAAAARKPVYVDANALNVATKRGVAAVIAQTGTPFIDAAIIGPPPKPGGKGPRFYVSGDDLTPAVALRELGLDIRPLDGGVGAASALKMSYAGINKGLTALAAVMILTAGRAGAADALHAELAENEPELLARFARVMPDMVPKAYRWVTEMEEIAGFLADDEGGRLMFEGAGRVFARLAAEGEEIGTLRTFAAAAKTP; translated from the coding sequence ATGGCGACGGTCACCGTCATTGCCCCCGGCGCCATGGGCAGCGCGGTCGCCGCCCTGCTTCACGGTCGTGGGGTCCGAATCGTCACGGATCTCGCCGGGCGCAGCCCCGCCACCCTGGCTCGCGCCCGTCAGGCCAGCATGGAAGGCGTGGACGAGACGGGCCTCGCCGAGGCCGACTTCATCCTGTCCATCGTCCCGCCGGCCGAAGCGACGGGCCTCGCGACCCGCCTCGCTCCCATCCTCGCCGCGGCGGCCCGCAAACCGGTCTATGTCGATGCCAACGCCCTCAACGTCGCGACGAAGCGCGGCGTGGCCGCCGTGATCGCGCAGACCGGCACGCCCTTCATCGACGCGGCCATCATCGGGCCGCCGCCCAAGCCCGGTGGCAAGGGCCCACGCTTCTACGTTTCCGGCGACGATCTCACCCCTGCCGTGGCACTGCGCGAATTGGGGCTCGATATCCGCCCCCTGGACGGCGGCGTCGGCGCCGCCTCGGCGCTCAAGATGTCCTATGCCGGCATCAACAAGGGGCTGACGGCCCTCGCCGCCGTGATGATTCTCACGGCCGGACGCGCCGGCGCCGCAGACGCACTCCATGCGGAACTGGCCGAGAACGAGCCGGAATTGCTGGCGCGCTTCGCCCGCGTAATGCCCGACATGGTGCCGAAAGCCTATCGCTGGGTCACCGAGATGGAGGAGATCGCCGGTTTCCTCGCGGATGACGAAGGCGGACGCCTGATGTTCGAGGGCGCCGGGCGCGTCTTCGCGCGGCTCGCCGCCGAGGGCGAGGAGATCGGGACTCTGAGAACCTTCGCCGCAGCCGCGAAAACGCCCTGA
- a CDS encoding 3'(2'),5'-bisphosphate nucleotidase CysQ, with product MSDTMSTEAAQALVPALREAIREAASLALPFFRSGAQTTARTWSKAGGSPVTEADVAVDTFLKIRLSALLPKAAWLSEETSDDAIRLGSDLVWIVDPIDGTRAFLTGHPDWSISVALLSHGQPVIGFVHAPVSDRFYEAVAGAGATCNGEPLSVSRQARLAGARVTGPKPMIDKLARGAVAQGGAADVDALDFHIVPRVPSLALRVARVAEGSIDIGLVSSDARDWDLAGADLLLREAGGSVSDLTGRATTYNRTDPVHGALIAMSDGLRSDVVAALAGA from the coding sequence ATGTCCGACACGATGTCGACCGAGGCCGCCCAGGCGCTCGTCCCTGCCCTGCGTGAGGCGATCCGCGAAGCGGCATCCCTGGCGCTCCCCTTCTTCAGGTCGGGCGCCCAGACGACCGCGCGGACGTGGTCGAAGGCCGGCGGCTCGCCGGTGACGGAAGCCGACGTCGCGGTGGATACGTTTCTCAAGATCCGCCTGAGCGCGCTGCTGCCGAAAGCGGCGTGGCTGTCCGAAGAGACCAGCGACGACGCCATTCGCCTCGGTTCGGATCTGGTCTGGATTGTCGATCCCATCGACGGGACGCGGGCCTTCCTCACCGGGCACCCGGATTGGTCGATCTCGGTGGCGCTGCTCTCGCACGGTCAGCCGGTCATCGGCTTCGTCCATGCTCCCGTGAGCGACCGGTTCTACGAGGCCGTGGCCGGGGCCGGGGCGACCTGTAACGGGGAGCCGCTCTCGGTCTCGCGCCAGGCCCGACTCGCCGGAGCGCGCGTGACGGGTCCGAAGCCGATGATCGACAAGCTCGCGCGCGGCGCCGTCGCGCAGGGTGGTGCCGCCGATGTGGATGCCCTCGACTTCCACATCGTGCCGCGCGTTCCCTCCCTCGCCCTGCGGGTGGCGCGGGTCGCGGAAGGCTCGATCGATATCGGCCTCGTCTCGTCGGATGCGCGCGACTGGGATCTCGCAGGGGCCGACCTGCTCCTGCGCGAGGCCGGAGGGTCGGTAAGCGACCTCACGGGACGCGCCACGACCTACAATCGCACCGACCCCGTCCACGGCGCCCTGATCGCGATGTCGGACGGCCTGCGGAGCGACGTCGTCGCGGCCCTGGCCGGGGCATAG
- a CDS encoding FAD-binding protein — protein MATLLLIEHDNGAVRDASLKALTAAKEIGGPIHALVAGAGSRPAADAAAALDGIEKVLLAEDAAYDHALAEPTAALIVSLAGDYEIVIAAASTTGKNVLPRVAALLDVAQISDIMKVVAPDTYDRPIYAGNAIQTVQAAEGKKVITVRMAAFKPAAAGGSAAPVEAVGASAPASSKSTFKGEEIAKSDRPELAAAKIIVSGGRSLGSSDKFKELIEPLADALGAAVGASRAAVDAGYAPNDWQVGQTGKVVAPDLYVAVGISGAIQHLAGMKDSKVIVAINKDEDAPIFQVADYGLVGDLFQIVPELQAEIAKAKG, from the coding sequence ATGGCCACTCTCCTCCTCATCGAACACGATAACGGCGCCGTGCGCGACGCCAGCCTGAAGGCGCTCACCGCCGCCAAGGAAATCGGTGGTCCGATCCACGCCTTGGTCGCCGGCGCCGGCAGCCGCCCCGCCGCGGATGCCGCGGCCGCCCTCGACGGGATCGAGAAGGTGCTGCTGGCCGAGGACGCCGCCTACGATCACGCCTTGGCCGAGCCGACCGCCGCGCTGATCGTCTCGCTCGCGGGCGATTACGAGATCGTCATCGCAGCCGCCTCCACCACGGGCAAGAACGTGCTGCCGCGCGTGGCCGCGCTTCTCGACGTAGCGCAGATCTCCGACATCATGAAGGTGGTCGCGCCCGACACCTACGATCGCCCGATCTATGCCGGCAACGCGATCCAGACCGTCCAGGCCGCCGAAGGCAAGAAGGTGATCACGGTCCGCATGGCCGCCTTCAAACCCGCTGCGGCGGGCGGTTCCGCCGCTCCCGTCGAGGCGGTCGGTGCGAGCGCGCCCGCATCTTCGAAATCGACCTTCAAGGGCGAGGAGATCGCCAAGTCCGACCGGCCCGAACTGGCGGCCGCCAAGATCATCGTCTCGGGCGGTCGCTCGCTCGGCTCGTCGGACAAGTTCAAGGAGCTGATCGAGCCGCTCGCCGACGCTCTCGGTGCCGCGGTGGGCGCCTCGCGCGCCGCCGTCGATGCCGGCTACGCTCCGAACGACTGGCAGGTCGGGCAGACCGGCAAGGTCGTGGCTCCGGATCTCTACGTGGCGGTCGGCATTTCGGGCGCGATCCAGCATCTCGCCGGCATGAAGGACTCGAAGGTCATCGTCGCGATCAACAAGGACGAGGACGCCCCGATCTTCCAGGTGGCGGATTACGGCCTCGTCGGCGACCTGTTCCAGATCGTTCCCGAGCTCCAGGCCGAGATCGCCAAGGCCAAGGGCTGA